TACTGAATAGCCCAAAGGAATTAACAGGGACTATGCAAACCTTAAACAAAGTTGAACAAGCACTACCAGAGACCCAGGGCGATCGTCCCCTCGTAATTGCTGGACGCACATTTCGCTCCCGGCTGATGACGGGTACTGGTAAATATCGGAACCATGATGAAATGCGCCAGAGCATCATCGCTAGCCACTGTGAAATCGTTACTGTAGCAGTGCGCCGAGTCCAAACAAACGCCCTAGGACATGAAGGTCTAGCAGAAGCTCTAGACTGGTCAAGCCTCTGGATGTTGCCTAACACGGCTGGTTGCCAGACAGCAGAGGATGCAGTGCGG
Above is a window of Cyanobacteriota bacterium DNA encoding:
- a CDS encoding thiazole synthase produces the protein MQTLNKVEQALPETQGDRPLVIAGRTFRSRLMTGTGKYRNHDEMRQSIIASHCEIVTVAVRRVQTNALGHEGLAEALDWSSLWMLPNTAGCQTAEDAVRVARLGREMAKLLGQEDNNFVKLEVIPDAKYLLPDPIGTLAAAEQLVKEGFAVLPYINADPLLAKR